Proteins encoded by one window of Anopheles maculipalpis chromosome 2RL, idAnoMacuDA_375_x, whole genome shotgun sequence:
- the LOC126568566 gene encoding protein yippee-like has protein sequence MRITFLFDLLFQEAANGGHANGQSSSASSSSSGSGTMVKTFQAYLPPTNRTYSCVHCRAHLASHDELISKSFQGSQGRAYLFNSVVNVACGQAEERVLLTGLHAVADIYCECCRTPLGWKYEHAFESSQKYKEGKYIIELAHMIKENGWD, from the exons ATGCGAATAACGTTCCTGTTCGATCTACTATTTCAG gaGGCGGCCAACGGAGGGCACGCGAACGGGCAATCATCATCGgcgtcctcttcgtcgtcCGGAAGTGGCACAATGGTGAAAACGTTCCAAGCCTACCTGCCGCCGACGAATCGAACGTACTCCTGTGTCCACTGCCGGGCACACCTAGCTAGTCACGATGAGCTTATATCGAAATcgttccagggcagccaggGACGAGCGTATCTGTTCAACTCGGT GGTTAACGTAGCGTGTGGACAAGCGGAAGAACGCGTCCTACTGACAGGTCTACATGCCGTCGCTGACATATACTGTGAATGCTGCCGAACACCTCTGGGATGGAAATAT GAACACGCGTTCGAATCGAGCCAGAAGTACAAGGAGGGAAAATATATCATCGAACTGGCGCACATGATCAAGGAGAATGGTTGGGATTGA
- the LOC126567811 gene encoding WD repeat-containing protein 35, with protein sequence MFIYLSKKIAIPNNTRLNCIAWNKDQGYVAVGGEDGLLKVLKLEQASSTTVAAQPGKALQASNLSMNQTLEGHKSAIQVVTWNESQQKLTSSDKDGVIMVWMLYKGSWYEEMTNDRKKSTVKGMAWTSDGQKICIVYEDGTVIVGSVDGNRIWGKELKNVSLTGVQWSPDGRLLLFSIKNGEVHLYDNQGIFVMKLHIQCVYLTPTKSVTVVGLCWFHKGTSPSRPVLAICYENGRMQLMRNENDDAPVVVDTGVQAISCMWNHDGTILALCGMKTNLSSDKDSSQVLFYTPYGVHIRTLKIPGKEITSLSWEGKSLRIALSVDSFIYFANIRPDYNWCYFNRTVCYQEAVGNGAGDEIDTVTFWDTSSNQCYGKQIDALMSMAASVDHCVLAVETRMTGKEFNIVSEGKGKDLMYQLLVCNSISTTVDSKYIDIRPEFITMNSSHVIVASKDHFLLWHYHTPKGASTLHANLKIKRDRKYHIDDTPALEVLNDLDSKTANEIPPKVDPSQDPICCLASSENLLLIGRESGLIHEYTLPHLVLRNRHYLQARSYKLAINCNSTRAAMIDCNGVLTTLTLRDDTSESEPAGSATPHIERKDVWAICWARDNPQLLAIMEKTRMYILRGADPEEPITCSGYICNFEELEITGVLLDDIVKGGATPNVKEHLLQLRVKSLRDTEDLLAHVGIAEAKQFIEDNAHPRLWRLLAEASLKKLDLETAEAAFVRCSNYPGIQLIKRLKTIQLEALQRAEICAFFGEFDEAEKLYMDVDRRDCAIRLRQTLCDWFRTVQLYRLGPGISDQQMENAWREIGHHYMSMRAWDSAKEYYEKAHHTEGLMDALYALEQYDELVGCMHRLPEKSPQLAKLGQQLATVGMCEQSVAAYLKLGDVKSAVSTCISLRQWGLAVELAQKYRMPQINTLLSKHAAQLLQEGKLPEAIELQRKAGRYLDAARLLVKMAEAEAEKRSDYVRIKQLYVLSGLLAEEHVEKQLTVQAAGSRAVVLSQLSPEDAVLIEQIWHHAEAYHYMLLAQRQLRTGLLHSAVVTALRLRDYEDVLEVESLYSLLALASCADRSFGTCSKAFIKLESIETISEARRQQYEELAIEIFSRYEPHDGKMKHISCFTCETPVADCSTLCPSCGSRFPPCVASGQPLTNPTGAWQCTGCYHLASPLEISTRKTCPLCHRVIAPTKGAIEI encoded by the exons ATGTTTATTTACCTGAGTAAAAAG ATTGCCATCCCGAACAACACGAGGTTGAACTGTATCGCATGGAACAAGGATCAAGGGTACGTGGCGGTCGGCGGTGAGGATGGACTGTTGAAGGTGCTAAAGCTGGAACAGGCCAGCAGTACGACGGTCGCAGCCCAACCGGGCAAAGCACTGCAGGCGAGCAATCTGTCCATGAACCAAACGCTCGAAGGTCACAAATCGGCCATCCAGGTAGTTACGTGGAACGAGTCCCAGCAAAAGCTAACGTCCTCCGACAAGGATGGCGTTATTATGGTGTGGATGCTTTACAAG GGTTCCTGGTACGAAGAGATGACAAATGATCGCAAAAAGTCCACCGTAAAGGGTATGGCGTGGACGAGTGATGGACAGAAAATTTGCATCGTGTACGAGGATGGTACGGTGATCGTTGGTTCGGTTGATGGTAATCGGATCTGGGGTaaagagttgaaaaatgtcTCACTGACTGGCGTGCAGTGGAGTCCGGACGGAAGGTTGCTACTGTTCAGCATCAAGAATGGTGAGGTACATCTGTACGATAATCAGGGCATCTTCGTGATGAAGCTTCACATCCAGTGCGTGTATCTTACGCCAACCAAGAGTGTTACGGTGGTGGGATTGTGTTGGTTCCACAAGGGTACCTCACCGAGCAGACCGGTGCTAGCGATTTGCTACGAAAATGGGCGCATGCAGCTGATGCGTAACGAGAACGATGAcgcaccggtggtggtggatacGGGGGTGCAAGCTATTTCATGCATGTGGAATCATGACGGTACGATATTGGCGCTGTGTGGCATGAAAACCAATCTGAGCAGTGATAAGGATAGTAGTCAGGTGCTTTTTTACACCCCGTACGGTGTG CACATCCGGACGCTGAAAATTCCCGGCAAAGAAATAACCTCTCTCTCGTGGGAAGGAAAATCGCTACGAATCGCACTGTCGGTTGATTCGTTCATTTATTTCGCCAACATCCGGCCTGATTATAATTGGTGTTATTTCAACCGTACCGTTTGCTACCAGGAAGCGGTAGGGAATGGCGCTGGCGATGAGATCGATACGGTTACGTTCTGGGATACAAGCTCGAACCAGTGCTATGGGAAGCAGATAGATGCGCTAATGTCGATGGCGGCCTCGGTAGATCATTGTGTGCTGGCCGTTGAAACGCGCATGACCGGCAAGGAGTTTAACATTGTGAGCGAAGGCAAGGGAAAGGATCTGATGTATCAACTGTTGGTTTGTAATTCTATCAGCACGACGGTTGATT CGAAATATATCGACATACGGCCAGAGTTTATTACAATGAACTCTTCGCATGTGATCGTCGCCTCGAAGGATCACTTTCTGCTTTGGCATTATCATACACCGAAG GGAGCTTCAACGCTACACGCGAACCTTAAGATCAAACGTGATCGCAAATATCATATCGACGATACACCAGCACTCGAAGTGCTTAACGATCTCGATTCGAAAACGGCCAACGAAATCCCACCTAAAGTTGACCCAAGTCAGGATCCAATCTGCTGTCTAGCATCCTCGGAAAATCTACTCCTAATCGGTCGCGAAAGTGGACTCATTCATGAGTACACACTTCCGCATCTGGTACTGCGCAATCGACACTATCTGCAGGCACGCAGTTACAAGCTTGCAATCAACTGCAACTCAACCCGTGCCGCCATGATCGATTGTAATGGTGTGCTGACGACGTTAACGCTGCGTGACGATACGAGTGAATCGGAACCGGCCGGATCTGCGACGCCTCACATCGAGCGAAAGGACGTGTGGGCAATTTGTTGGGCCCGGGACAATCCCCAGCTGCTGGCGATAATGGAGAAGACGCGCATGTACATACTGCGTGGTGCGGATCCGGAAGAACCGATCACTTGCTCCGGGTATATCTGTAACTTTGAGGAGCTGGAAATTACCGGAGTTTTGCTGGATGACATTGTGAAGGGTGGTGCAACACCTAATGTGAAGGAACATCTGTTGCAGCTGCGCGTGAAGTCACTTCGCGACACGGAAGATCTTCTCGCGCATGTGGGGATTGCCGAGGCGAAACAGTTCATCGAAGATAATGCTCATCCACGTTTGTGGCGTCTTCTTGCGGAAGCATCGCTCAAAAAACTTGATCTCGAAACAGCGGAAGCCGCATTCGTTCGATGCAGCAACTATCCCGGCATTCAGCTTATAAAGCGTCTGAAAACGATCCAACTGGAGGCACTTCAGCGGGCGGAGATTTGTGCATTTTTCGGTGAGTTTGATGAAGCGGAAAAGCTCTACATGGACGTAGACAGGCGAGACTGTGCGATCCGTTTGCGACAAACGCTATGCGATTGGTTTCGTACGGTGCAGCTGTATCGGCTCGGACCGGGCATCTCGGACCAGCAGATGGAGAACGCGTGGCGAGAGATCGGACACCACTACATGAGCATGCGGGCGTGGGACAGTGCGAAGGAGTACTACGAGAAGGCTCACCATACGGAGGGGTTGATGGATGCGCTGTACGCGTTGGAGCAGTATGATGAGCTTGTGGGGTGCATGCATCGATTGCCGGAGAAGAGTCCACAGTTGGCAAAGCTCGGTCAACAGCTAGCTACGGTGGGAATGTGTGAGCAATCGGTCGCAGCTTACCTGAAGCTTGGAGATGTAAAATCTGCTGTTTCTACGTGCATCAGTCTCCGGCAGTGGGGACTTGCGGTGGAGCTGGCTCAGAAGTACCGTATGCCGCAGATCAACACGCTGCTCAGCAAGCATGCGGCGCAACTCCTCCAAGAGGGTAAACTACCGGAAGCCATCGAGCTGCAACGCAAAGCGGGAAGATATCTGGACGCAGCACGTCTGCTGGTTAAGATGGCCGAAGCGGAAGCAGAAAAGCGTTCAGATTACGTAAGAATTAAGCAGCTGTACGTGCTTTCGGGGCTGCTGGCTGAGGAGCACGTCGAGAAGCAATTGACCGTACAAGCGGCTGGAAGTAGAGCCGTAGTACTGTCACAGCTAAGCCCAGAAGATGCGGTACTAATCGAGCAAATATGGCATCACGCGGAGGCGTATCACTACATGCTGTTAGCACAGCGTCAGCTGAGAACAGGCCTGCTGCACAGTGCCGTTGTAACTGCTCTTCGACTACGTGACTACGAGGATGTCTTGGAGGTGGAGTCACTGTACTCACTGCTCGCACTCGCTAGCTGTGCTGATCGATCGTTCGGTACGTGCTCGAAGGCATTTATTAAGTTGGAATCGATTGAAACGATCTCGGAAGCTCGTCGCCAGCAGTACGAGGAGTTGGCAATTGAAATCTTCTCCCGATACGAACCACACGATGGCAAGATGAAGCACATCAGTTGCTTTACGTGCGAGACACCAGTGGCCGACTGTAGTACACTATGTCCGAGCTGTGGCAGTCGATTTCCACCGTGTGTCGCATCGGGACAACCACTGACAAATCCTACTGGAGCCTGGCAGTGTACCGGGTGCTATCATCTAGCGAGCCCGCTTGAGATTAGTACCCGAAAGACATGTCCCCTGTGTCATCGGGTAATAGCACCAACGAAAGGAGCTATCgagatttaa